The following proteins are encoded in a genomic region of Natrarchaeobius halalkaliphilus:
- a CDS encoding adenylosuccinate synthase, producing MTVTIVGSQLGDEGKGGVVDLYGDAADVVARYQGGDNAGHTVVHGDEEYKLSLVPSGAVQGKIGVLGNGCVVNPETLFDEIDTLRERGLDPDVRVAERAHVILPYHRALDGIEEDEKEDLAAGTTGRGIGPTYEDKAGRRGVRIGDLLDPEILRERLEYVVPQKKSLAEDVFGTETGDAFDIDAIYEAYREYGERLEEEEMAVDCGTFLQERIDAGDNVMLEGAQGTSLDIDHGVYPYVTSSNPTAGGATVGTGLGPTVVGQGEVIGIVKAYLSRVGTGPLPTELGGVEGQTPEYDSSATEESDEELATYIRDEGGEYGTVTGRPRRVGWLDMPMLRHAARANGFTGLAINHIDVLAGLEEIQVGHAYEYDGQERLTMPATTEKWGRCEAMFRSFEGWSDVDWETVAAEGYDAIPENARTYLEYISDELGAPVYAVGVGPGRGETVIVENPYE from the coding sequence ATGACCGTCACAATCGTCGGGTCGCAACTCGGCGACGAAGGCAAGGGCGGTGTCGTCGACCTCTATGGCGATGCCGCTGATGTGGTCGCCCGGTATCAGGGCGGCGACAACGCAGGACACACCGTCGTCCACGGCGACGAAGAGTACAAACTGTCGCTCGTTCCCTCGGGTGCTGTTCAGGGGAAAATCGGCGTGCTCGGAAACGGCTGCGTCGTCAACCCCGAGACGCTGTTCGACGAGATCGATACGCTCCGCGAGCGCGGACTCGATCCCGACGTTCGGGTCGCAGAGCGAGCCCACGTTATTCTCCCGTATCATCGTGCACTCGACGGAATCGAAGAGGACGAAAAAGAAGACCTCGCCGCCGGAACGACCGGTCGTGGCATCGGACCGACCTACGAGGACAAAGCGGGCCGCCGCGGCGTCCGGATTGGCGACCTGCTCGATCCAGAAATCCTTCGCGAGCGTCTCGAGTACGTCGTCCCACAGAAGAAATCTCTCGCGGAGGACGTCTTCGGAACGGAAACCGGAGACGCGTTCGACATCGACGCCATCTACGAAGCCTACCGCGAGTACGGCGAGCGACTCGAGGAAGAAGAGATGGCGGTCGACTGTGGGACGTTCCTCCAGGAGCGCATCGACGCCGGCGACAACGTCATGCTCGAAGGTGCACAGGGAACCTCCCTCGACATCGACCACGGGGTGTATCCGTACGTCACCTCCTCGAACCCGACTGCGGGCGGTGCGACCGTCGGGACCGGACTCGGTCCGACAGTCGTCGGCCAGGGAGAGGTCATCGGCATCGTCAAGGCATACCTCTCGCGGGTCGGAACGGGACCGCTCCCGACGGAACTCGGCGGTGTCGAAGGCCAGACGCCCGAGTACGACTCGAGTGCGACCGAGGAAAGTGACGAGGAACTCGCGACGTACATCCGCGACGAGGGTGGGGAGTACGGCACCGTCACGGGCCGCCCGCGACGCGTGGGCTGGCTCGATATGCCCATGCTTCGCCACGCCGCCCGCGCGAACGGCTTTACCGGGCTCGCGATCAACCACATCGACGTCCTCGCCGGTCTCGAGGAGATACAGGTCGGTCACGCCTACGAGTACGACGGACAGGAGCGGCTGACGATGCCAGCCACCACCGAAAAGTGGGGCCGGTGTGAGGCGATGTTCAGGTCCTTCGAAGGCTGGTCGGACGTCGACTGGGAAACCGTCGCCGCCGAGGGCTACGATGCCATTCCCGAGAACGCGCGTACCTACCTCGAGTACATCTCGGACGAACTCGGCGCACCGGTCTACGCCGTCGGCGTCGGCCCCGGTCGCGGTGAAACCGTCATCGTCGAAAACCCCTACGAGTAA
- a CDS encoding DUF302 domain-containing protein, translated as MGTSLPIDPSEIDPDDIGEKQAVLEMAHEDAIEHVREVCEETGFGIPVEFSPSELLNEKVDADRDPYYVLGACNPEIADRTLEETMRMGGLFPCNVIIWEEEPGKQRVYHVSIMKIARLVGIAPDNDVWDEIVDTTGDLTAEAFERLDTVDTGE; from the coding sequence ATGGGTACGTCCCTTCCGATCGATCCGTCCGAGATCGATCCCGACGATATCGGTGAGAAACAGGCCGTCCTCGAGATGGCTCACGAGGACGCGATCGAACACGTGCGCGAGGTCTGTGAGGAAACCGGTTTCGGAATCCCCGTCGAGTTCTCGCCGTCCGAGCTGTTGAACGAGAAAGTCGATGCCGACCGCGACCCCTACTACGTTCTCGGTGCCTGTAATCCCGAGATCGCGGATCGGACGCTCGAGGAGACGATGCGCATGGGTGGACTCTTTCCGTGCAACGTGATTATCTGGGAGGAAGAACCCGGCAAACAGCGCGTGTATCACGTCTCGATTATGAAGATTGCACGTCTGGTCGGTATCGCACCCGACAACGACGTCTGGGACGAGATCGTCGACACAACCGGAGATCTGACGGCTGAGGCGTTCGAACGCCTGGACACCGTTGATACGGGCGAATAG
- a CDS encoding DUF7527 domain-containing protein: MHSRTKKRVEQWDSRPFSDGYRGLSDLADRGFSGAISGAGAWLFMLNGRIVGIFDGDIDDFDGGSGTVYQAPHSSLPLLCAMDERGGDTRASYYTNETPLAEVDGTLQDGSFTGYIDLSENVLSGDYYAVYYGGRRMAAAYIGNAERLVTGDEAFERANEEVGIYRVIDVDIEVTDVPEPTDAEPDSTAGSSDSASVSSGDSRSAETDEPSTEETETGGDSAESSLDGLEVPGLDETDSRDRETGEITTDEPPRSLDASTEDDEETNGIAAADRTSAESTEPSDERSQPATETDEEPETGENGVDAADREQETAERGSGLAPDEVEAKAQALERSDISWTETEVESSDGASDRSESGLDTEPNSSRDDGPPSDSEPESSSETTDTEDASGSEPESDEEEAVLTERLEEEAQWRSTRSIPSIDPDNTDSVGSSDAGGATEPPGRADRSRRSSNGRSRPTHPTATSRATEPDSEGGSDTQRSDSSGRDASSSGAARTNGSHPNETGTAGIQRTETPRESQSDSEGASDPRAERIEALEQRRSELETSLDELETERDRLRAENRELSATVERYQSRIDELEAELQRIRQADGTDHSGVSDASTQLPPQQALSGTNLFVRYVSKSKPTLERAHQGNATPSDVASNLRIEHHTEFDATDVAVTGQSYEEFLTSSMEYRFVDWLTDVLLFEIRDTGHADGLADLYDALPRIDRAELHASISLEDDDTEHVPDQIEFDVVAYDKMGNPLVLVNLNDSREPATREMLEEMEAAASAVKANYPDLAAAMVVTSSYFEPGALEVTEQATSGGLLSRGSKRSFVNLSRKQGYHLCLVESRSEGFHMNVPEL; the protein is encoded by the coding sequence CTACCGCGGCCTCTCTGATCTCGCTGATCGTGGTTTTTCGGGCGCTATCTCCGGAGCCGGGGCGTGGCTGTTCATGCTCAACGGCCGCATTGTCGGCATTTTCGACGGCGACATCGATGACTTCGACGGCGGCTCGGGTACCGTCTATCAAGCGCCCCATTCATCGCTTCCACTTCTCTGTGCGATGGACGAACGCGGCGGCGATACCCGCGCCAGCTACTACACGAACGAGACCCCGCTCGCGGAAGTCGACGGCACCCTTCAGGACGGCTCGTTTACCGGCTACATCGACCTGAGCGAGAACGTTCTCAGCGGCGATTACTACGCCGTCTACTACGGCGGTCGCCGGATGGCAGCGGCCTACATCGGTAACGCCGAACGACTCGTCACCGGCGACGAGGCCTTCGAGCGAGCGAACGAGGAAGTCGGAATCTATCGGGTGATCGATGTCGACATCGAGGTTACCGACGTTCCGGAACCGACCGACGCAGAACCCGACTCGACAGCCGGCTCGTCCGACTCGGCTTCCGTCTCCTCGGGCGACTCACGTTCGGCCGAGACGGACGAACCGTCGACCGAGGAGACGGAAACCGGTGGCGACTCGGCGGAGTCGTCGCTCGACGGCCTCGAGGTCCCTGGACTCGACGAGACGGACTCGAGGGATCGAGAGACGGGCGAAATCACGACCGATGAACCACCCCGTAGTCTCGACGCTTCGACCGAAGACGACGAGGAGACGAACGGGATTGCGGCCGCCGATCGGACGTCAGCGGAGTCGACTGAGCCGTCCGACGAACGATCGCAACCAGCCACCGAGACGGACGAGGAACCGGAGACCGGTGAGAACGGCGTCGACGCCGCAGACCGCGAGCAGGAGACCGCCGAAAGGGGGTCGGGACTCGCCCCCGACGAAGTCGAGGCGAAAGCTCAGGCGCTCGAAAGGAGCGATATTTCCTGGACCGAAACCGAGGTCGAATCGTCGGACGGTGCGAGCGACCGGTCGGAATCCGGACTGGACACCGAACCCAACAGTTCGCGCGACGACGGTCCGCCATCGGATTCGGAACCGGAATCGTCATCGGAGACGACTGACACCGAGGATGCGTCCGGGTCCGAACCCGAGTCGGACGAGGAGGAGGCCGTTCTCACGGAACGGCTCGAGGAAGAAGCGCAGTGGCGATCGACCCGCAGCATTCCCTCTATCGATCCGGACAACACCGATTCGGTGGGATCTTCGGACGCCGGTGGAGCGACCGAACCCCCTGGTCGAGCCGATCGTTCCCGCCGCTCGTCGAACGGTCGCTCTCGTCCGACTCATCCGACCGCCACCTCGCGGGCGACCGAACCGGATTCGGAGGGGGGATCAGATACTCAACGTTCGGACTCGAGCGGGCGCGACGCCAGTTCGTCTGGGGCCGCACGAACGAACGGATCCCACCCGAACGAAACGGGGACGGCCGGTATCCAGCGGACCGAAACTCCACGGGAAAGTCAGTCTGATTCCGAGGGAGCGTCTGATCCGCGAGCCGAGCGGATCGAGGCCCTCGAGCAACGTCGATCGGAACTCGAGACGAGTCTAGACGAACTCGAAACCGAGCGCGATCGACTTCGGGCGGAGAACCGGGAGTTGTCCGCGACCGTCGAGCGCTATCAGTCGCGTATCGACGAACTCGAGGCGGAGCTCCAACGAATTCGCCAAGCGGATGGAACGGATCACTCGGGCGTCTCGGACGCCTCGACGCAGCTACCTCCACAGCAGGCACTCTCCGGAACGAACCTGTTCGTTCGCTACGTCTCGAAGAGCAAGCCGACGCTTGAGCGGGCCCACCAGGGTAACGCGACGCCGAGCGACGTCGCATCGAACTTACGAATCGAACACCACACCGAGTTCGACGCCACGGACGTCGCCGTCACCGGCCAGTCCTACGAGGAGTTTCTCACGTCGTCGATGGAGTACCGGTTCGTCGACTGGCTCACCGACGTCCTTCTCTTCGAAATCCGTGACACCGGTCACGCAGACGGGCTTGCCGACCTCTACGACGCGCTTCCGCGGATCGACCGGGCGGAACTGCACGCGTCCATCTCCCTCGAAGACGACGACACCGAACACGTTCCAGATCAGATCGAGTTCGACGTCGTCGCCTACGACAAGATGGGGAACCCGCTCGTCCTGGTGAACTTGAACGACTCGCGCGAACCCGCGACGCGGGAGATGCTCGAGGAGATGGAAGCGGCCGCGTCGGCAGTCAAAGCCAACTATCCCGACCTGGCCGCGGCGATGGTCGTCACCTCGAGTTACTTCGAGCCGGGCGCGCTCGAGGTGACCGAACAAGCGACCAGCGGCGGCCTCCTGAGCCGTGGCTCGAAACGGAGTTTCGTCAACCTCTCTCGAAAGCAGGGCTATCACCTCTGTCTCGTCGAGTCCCGTTCCGAGGGATTCCACATGAACGTCCCAGAACTCTAA